The proteins below are encoded in one region of Silene latifolia isolate original U9 population chromosome 2, ASM4854445v1, whole genome shotgun sequence:
- the LOC141641235 gene encoding uncharacterized protein LOC141641235: protein MLDQHITAKIIENGSTIEFLFTVLYGSNDDGKRLNLWDNLKRTKDNWNGPWSICGDFNNLLDFNERIGRPAHWADIAAFRDCVDYCEMMDIKAQGAFYTWNNKHDPSSRVVTKQRNLKQPLKELNRNKFSDIEKAVRVSKCRLEELQMQMHRDTNNTIILATESSAADEYRTLSKAHFSCLNQKSKVDWVSEGDENTPYFHNQIKSRQMRNKIIQIKDKEGITYRDYNSIKKVFLDYYVDLLGTNATTLNVHKPIVRSGALITDHHTHILLRPVSPEENRDCIFFYSSIQITWPRWLLQSIRQRLMGDYWEGHHWSCPTILYYRLGEVLPDIVNSSQGGLVKGRIIMENALICQDLVRLYNKKAVSFKYLIKIDLRKAYDIVEWIFVEQMLKALKFPARFIHLIMTCVTSPSYSLNVNGNSFGFFNGKRGL from the exons atgttAGATCAGCATATCACTGCAAAAATTATTGAAAATGGATCTACAATTGAATTCCTGTTTACTGTGCTTTATGGATCTAATGATGATGGGAAAAGATTAAACTTATGGGACAATCTTAAGAGGACCAAAGACAACTGGAATGGACCTTGGAGTATATGTGGTGACTTTAACAATCTTTTGGACTTCAATGAAAGAATAGGAAGACCTGCTCATTGGGCTGACATTGCTGCTTTTAGGGATTGTGTTGATTATTGTGAGATGATGGATATTAAGGCCCAAGGTGCTTTCTATACTTGGAATAACAAACATGATCCCTCATCAAGA GTTGTTACTAAGCAAAGAAACCTCAAACAACCTTTGAAAGAGCTTAATAGGAACAAGTTTTCAGATATTGAAAAGGCAGTAAGGGTGTCTAAGTGTAGACTTGAGGAGCTGCAAATGCAAATGCATAGAGATACTAATAACACAATTATACTGGCAACTGAATCAAGTGCTGCTGATGAGTATAGAACATTAAGCAAAGCTCACTTTAGCTGCCTCAATCAAAAATCTAAGGTGGACTGGGTGAGTGAAGGAGATGAGAATACTCCTTATTTCCATAATCAGATCAAATCAAGACAGATGCGCAATAAAATCATTCAAATAAAGGATAAAGAGGGGATTACTTATAGAGACTATAACAGTATTAAAAAAGTTTTCCTAGACTATTATGTGGACTTGTTGGGAACAAATGCTACCACTTTGAATGTGCATAAACCTATAGTACGATCTGGTGCCTTGATCACAGATCATCATACTCATATCCTGTTAAGACCTGTTAGCCCTGAGGAGAACAGAGATTGCATTTTTTTCTATTCCAGCATCCAAATCACCTGGCCCAGATGGCTTCTCCAGTCAATTCGACAAAGACTCATGGGAGATTATTGGGAAGGACATCATTGGAGCTGTCCTACAATTCTTTACTACAG ATTAGGGGAGGTCCTGCCTGACATTGTTAACAGCAGCCAAGGGGGACTTGTTAAGGGAAGGATTATTATGGAAAATGCTCTCATTTGTCAAGATCTTGTAAGGCTATATAATAAGAAAGCTGTCTCTTTTAAATACCTTATCAAGATTGACCTGAGGAAAGCTTATGATATTGTTGAGTGGATTTTTGTGGAACAAATGCTAAAAGCCTTGAAATTCCCAGCCAGATTTATTCACCTTATTATGACTTGTGTTACCTCTCCCTCTTATTCTCTGAATGTTAATGGTAATTCTTTTGGATTCTTTAATGGCAAAAGGGGATTGTGA